From the Anguilla rostrata isolate EN2019 chromosome 12, ASM1855537v3, whole genome shotgun sequence genome, the window GCTTAGTTTGTGTggttctgggctgtgctgagTTTGTGTGGTTCTGGGCTGTGCTTAGTTTGTGTGGTTCTGGGCTGTGCTAAGTTTGTgtggttctgtgctgtgctaagtttgtgtggttctgggctgtgctgagTTTGTGTGATTCCAGACTGTGTTTAGTTTGTGTGGTTCTGGCCTGTGCTTAATTTGTTTGATTCTGGGCTGTGCTGAGTTTGTGAGGTTCTGGGCTGTGCTCAGTTTGTGTGGCTCTGGCCTGTGTTTAGTTTGTTTGATTCTGGCCTGTGCTTAGTTTGTGTCGTTTGTGTGGTTCTGGGCTGTGTTTAGTTTGTGTGATTCCGGACTGTGCTTAGTTTGTGTggttctgggctgtgctgagTTCCGGGCTGTGCTTAGTTTGTGTggttctgggctgtgctgagTTCCGGGCTGTGCTTAGTTTGTGTGGTTCTGGCCTGTGCTCAGTTTGTGTGGCTCTGGGCTGTGTTTAGTTTGTTTGATTCTCGCCTGTGCTTAGTTTGTGTCGTTTGTGTggttctgggctgtgctgagTTTGTGTGGTTCTGGGCTATGCTGAGTTTGTGAGGTTCTGGGCTCTGCTCAGTTTGTGTGGCTCTGGCCTGTGTTTAGTTTGTTTGATTCTGGGCTGTGCTTAGTTCTGGGCTGTGCTTAGTTTGTTTGATTCTGGGCTGTGCTGAGTTTGTGAggttctgggctgtgctgagTTTGTGAGGTTCTGGGCTGTGCTTAGTTTGTGTggttctgggctgtgctgagTTTGTGAGGTTCTGGGCTGTGCTTAGTTTGTGTGGTTCTGgcctgtgctgtgtttcagaCTCAGAGGGGAAGCTGGGCAGGGGGGCGCAGCTGGTCCACATGACGCTGATGATGCACAGCTGggtggtttcctcccacaccttTGCCCACAAGCTGCTCTCTCTATATccttctcccactccctccccccctcacccaccaacaCTGTTTAGCACTGCAAAAGGGTCCAATCAAGGAGCTGAGCCCAGCCAGACCTTCTCTAAGCTTCACCTCCCAACACTGTTTAACACTGCTGTATCAtggtaatgtttttaaataggtACCATTTCAATAATAGGGAaaacaccaacactggttcagtCATATATTAAACCACAGTAATTCATGTCATATATGGATACAATTATTAGTCATATTCAGCTTTtttgggagggaagggggtaaattccattttaatttttatcaattcaggaaatgaacttagtcaattcaaaattttaaaaaatggccacTGCTCTCTCTGAGGCTAAATGTAATCAGTGAACTAAATTGCGATTCGTTCTGTGCATTGAGAGAGGTGGAATGTAAAGGACCCGCAGTACTGCCTGACAGGGCTGCCTTGGCGTCTGGCACGTTCGGTGTGTGGTGGGTAAACAGAGTCTCAGGTGACCGTGTGTGTGcggcgcgtacacacacacacgcgcgtgacAGCGTCGCGACGATCACCTTGAAGCGCGCCGTCCCTCCTTGACTTCCTTACCTACGAGGAGAGTCCCGAGGAGATGAGGGAGCAGCGGCGGACGCAGATCTGTCACCTCCTCAGGTAAGAGCAcctccctctccactcctctAACTGAGCCGCCAGCCACACCTGGCCCTAATACTCACCCTTTAGATGCTAAAAGAACCTCCCGCAGATTActcacaatttaaaaagaaaaaccagttccttgaaaagaaaaaaaaatccatcaagTTActctatgttttattttagtaaaatattttgtttagtaTCCATACCATTAGTATCCATACCTATAAAGCATTCAGATTTTTCAAACCTTACATATATTAACTTCTAATTAACTTCTGTAGCCTCTGACCACATATATAATCAGtcatttttcagtcatttttcattcattcattcataaattcaaGAGATCGtttcacacaccattcactggcTGAAGGCGAGGCATCATCACCCTGGCAACCCTCTCCACTGTTCCCTATCCAGGCATTGGGTGAACAAGTTCCCAGCAGCCTTTGAGGCAGACCCCCTGCTGGAGCAGGAAATGGCACACCTCTGGAGCCTGGTGGGCACagaaggggaggagccacacTGCCTGACGACCGACACCTCTTACCTGTGAGTGACGCCTACCTGCGAGGAAAACTCGGAGGGAGTGGCCAGGCGATGAGTGACATCTCTAAGTTAAAGATGGGGGTGGATAGTGACAGGTGTGGCACCTTCTACCTGCAGgtgacacacagagaaacaaataTAATTCCACCTGAGAGCAGGCTGTTCAGCCCATGTAGAACACAAGAATACATGATGTGAGATCTAAAAATGAACTGTAATAATCTTCCAAGCACTTGATCAAACTGATTTTTGACCACGTCTCTGGCGCCTGACCTGACCTCTCTGTTCCTCACATTCCTTCAATAACCCCTGCTTCATCAGACTCTCCAGCAACCACCCACCGATCCCCCTGCAAGTTCCCTCCCCCACTgtgaagaagaggaaggtgTCCCTCCTCTTCGACCACATGGAGCCGGACCAGATGGCCCAACACCTCAGCTACCTGGAGTTCAAAATCTTCTGCAGAGTCTCAGTGAGTGTAACTGTCCCATCGCAATAAATACTACTGACTagctacaacaacaacaacaaaaaatctatGCAATgctaaatgtattgtttttttgtgttggtaTGAACCCAGTGCAAACTGTGCAAAATAAATGGACtctgtcagtgtgcagtgtatcAGGATACTGTTGACAGTcacacattttgtgtgtttgacagTCCCTTCTTTAACTGATGTGTTAGATCAACTAATTGCCTATATAAGGATCACAATTGATCACCAAATGTGCTAGAAGTTAGGTTACTGTAACAATCCAAGGCCTATACTGACCCCACAGGGATTTAGATGGTAATGCATTTATGGTCACTTGCCCATGATAAACCGGTTTAGCATGactatttttttcatacagCGTCTAAAAGAACACGCGTTCATGTGAATGCACTTTGTACGACAATGCGGATGAAGTACAtcgttaaaaataaacagaacacaataaaaaataatttgtattcaacagcaaagccccgccccctccccttacCGGCGTTCCTGCACAGATCACACGCTTTCCAGCCCAGTCGTGGGACGCAATGTCGTTTTTTGGCTGACgttattttgaattaattgGTTGGTGAAAGAGGACAAACGACGGTAGGAAAATCGCTGAATGAGTGCAGTCGAAGGGGGAAGAGGACGACCATTACTGAGTTGAGTCGGTGCTGCATGCGCAATGAAAAGAGAAACAAGCGCCCGACTGGTAACGAGACGTAAAAGACAGCATCACCGAGAAACCACCCCCTATCATGCGCCGTTTAACCTAAATGGACCCGTAAATGCGACTTTAAAGTAAACACTCAAACTGCTTGTTTCGTCCCCCAAACCGGGTTCTTGAGTTCACgtctctttttcatttaaaaccacGCGCCACGTATCGCCCTCCCATCACCTTTTTTGAGGCTGTGCAAAAAGTGGGGAACCGCCCACAGTTGGAGTTCACCTCCACCAACTCCACCAACATATGAAGTAAAATGCAAAAGAATCTTCGGGAGGAGTAACGGACCAATCGGTTAACAGAAATGCGTATGAACCAGGgataattaaatattgtttattataaTGCTTGGAATGAACCAGGTAATCGCAAACGCAATTGTGTATCCATGTAAAGCGAATGTATGAGATAACGCGGTTGTGGTGTGATTATCCGTTATTATTAATGATGTAAAATACGaatctggtaaaaaaaaaaaaaaaaaaaaagaaaaaaaaaggcctgaGAGTAAAGTAACCTGCTCAGCATATAAAATAAGTGCATTGTAAAGTTCCAGACCACTCACATACACTATGGGTTCTCATTGCTGAGTTTCTATCATATAACGAAAAGTTCACAGATGGATTGTGTAGGTGACCCTAGCCCTGGGACCAGGGGCGCCGTAAGGGGGGGTTGGGCAGAGTTAGGACGATTCCAAGGAGGCCgtcaaaactcaaaaaatattagaacaccAAATTTTCTGGGGCGCTGGGGTCCAATGTGAGCCCCTCCCTGGGACACTTAACAGTTACGCTTACTCAGTGATAGACAGGTGTGCTGAAAACAGATAGGCCTGTTCAACCAATCACAAGGTGCTCATAACATGACTGTCCCCACACCAAAATCCACGGGCAGGGGTACCACCAGGGATTTAAGgccccatgaaaaaaaaactcacattaGGCCCTGCCCACCCCAGGAAATCCCATGTTCTAATATTGTTTTGAAGGCCcatgtcagtcagtcagggcccttgtaATTGTCCTAACCCCCCTCGCCCACACATCGCCCCTGTCCACAGGCATAGCATTAGCACTGGTTAGGGCTAGCGAGCGCTGGCTAGGGTTAGTGAGTGCTGGCTAGCGTTAGCGAGCGCTGGTTAGGGTTAGCGAGCGCAGGCTATGGTTAGCGAGAGCTGGCTAGGGTTAAAGAGCGCTGGCTAGCGTTAGCGAGCGCTGGTTAGGGTTAGCGAGCGCTGGCTAGGGTTAGCGAGCGCTGGCTAGCGTTAGCGAGCGCTGGCTAGGGTTAGCGAGCGCTGGCTAGGGTTAGCGAGCGCTGGCTAGCGTCAGCGAGCGCTGGTTAGGGTTAGCGAGCGCTGGCTAGCGTTAGCGAGCGCTGGCTAGCGTTAGTGAGCGCTGGTTACGGTTAGCGAGCGCTGATCTCTCTGTGTGTCGGGCTCTGCAGTACCTGGACTTCCACAGCTACGTGGTGCGGGGCTCGGTGAGGGATAACCCGGCCCTGGAGCGCTCGGTCATGCTGTGTAACGGCGTGTCTCAGTGGGTGCAGCTCATGATCCTCAGCAGACACACGGCCCAGCAGAGGGCCCAGGTCTTCACCAAGTTCATCCATGTGGCGCAGGTAACACACTCACGCGtgcacgcatacgcacgcacgcatacacacacgcacacacatacacacacacacaaacacacataaacacacgcacacatacacacacatgcacacacatacacacacacacacacataaacacacacacaccacacacacacacacacacacacacacacagaaacgcatacacaaacacacacacacagacacacacacacacaaacacacacacgcacacacatatacacacacacgcacacacacacacacacacacacacacacacacacataaacacacacacacatacagacacagacacgcatacacaaacacacacacacataaacacacacacacacacacgcacacacatacacacacacacacagacacacacacacaccacacacacatacatgcacatacacagacacacacgcatgcgcatacatgcacacacgcacacgcagacacatgcacacacacagtcacatacatgcatgcatgcatggacgcaacatacagactcacacatacaacacatacacacaacgcacacacacgtacacaccaagcaaacacacatacaggcacatgcacatgcatgcatgggaAGGATAAAGTATGTTTGTCCTTCCTGACACACTTTCCACATCGTTGGGATTAAATAACAAGCAGCTCTTGTACCCCCatgtctcacactctctctcattctgtctctcattctgtctgtctctgtctctccttttaTGTCTCTCTTATTAGAAGCTGCGTTCTCTGCAGAACTTCAACACTCTCATGGCTGTGATAGGGGGTCTCTGCCACAGTTGCATCTCCCGACTCAAAGACACAGCCAGCCTGCTGCCTCAGGATGTCACCAAGGTCAGTCGCAAAGGTCAGATACCAAGGTCAGGCACCAAGGTGCGTCACCAAGGTCAGGCACCAAGGTCAGTCACCAATGTAAAATACCAATCTCAGATTCCGGCTTATCCTTTCAGCTTGTGCTAAACCAGAAAGGGAAGAGAAGTAACGCTGGAAGCATTCTAGTGTACATTCCTGCTAGAACAAGAACAAGATGGCTCATCATCAAAAAGGCAAAAGCGTattgttctctgtgctgtgtccaACTGCCATCCAGGATTAGATGGCACAAGCAGGTTGTTTTAGTTTCTGCAGGATCATGTACCACTCCTGTAATACTCAGCCGAGTGTAACTGAGCCATACCCGGTCTGCCATGTGCTACTGACCTGCAGTTGCCCCCCGTCAAACCTGTTCACCTGTGCGGTCTGCCTGTACATtaatttacatcacattacactaCATCAAACCCACTTTGCAGACACGCTAATCCAAACCCGCTCACGGTCCTTGTGCTCTCGGCAAAACAAAAATGCGGTATCACCAAAAAGGTACAGAGGCCCACTCACAATCAGTAAGTGTCGGGTTAACCTGAGAAACAGCTATTTTTTATCATGATAAAAGGAAGTGCCGCTAGACAGGTAACATAGCTATACCTGTAACATTATTCAGAGCACTGTTGCCGCACAGCAAAAAGGTACAAATCCTGatctgggcctttctgtgtggagcttgcatgttctccccgcgtccgcgtgggtttcctctgggtactccggtttcctcccacagttgaaagacatgcaggtttggtgaattggagagtctaaattgcccttaggtatgagtgtgtgaatgaaatgGTGTCTatgccctgcaatggactggtgaactgtccaggttgtattcctgcctctcgcccaatgcatgctgccTTTCtccaaagagagaaagagagaaagggcaTCTGaagggggtcaggggagccatggtTAATTCGGAAGAGGTGAGTCATGTAAGGAGTGTAACCAATGATTGCTTAGTAGAGGCTTGTTGCCGTTGTCGTTGCTGCTGTGGTCTTTTTTTCATCAAAGGCTACGAATCACAAATGAGCTTGTAAATGCTTTTATTTGAATATGGTGTTTTTATTGCCTCCGGGTATAGGTGAGTCGTGGCTTTGATCCCATTAGGAAACTTGATCTTGAATAGTATCCATTGTTCATGCACAGTGATGTGTTTACTGTTGCTTCCTGAGCGCCGCAGGGTGTGGCTTGCATTCAGCAGCCAGTTCACGCTCAATGGGCTAGGCCTgcagcgttagctgtgcaaccAGCTGTTTTCAAATGACCAATCAAAAGCATTCGGCAACGGTGAAAACCAGCACTCCCTGTTCACTGGCAGGAATCTCAAACAGCAGTCCCGGAGGGCCAGTAGTGAttcttacatcagcattagaacgttcagttaagaacattctaatcactgtgacctcacaagtTATAGTGCAGCCAGTTCcagccttggaaacaaggtgcaTGGTGACTATAGCCAATGCATGACATGTGGAAACCCTGCGGAGagtgtggccctccaggactggagtttgagatccctggaCAAGGAGTGAACAGCGCTGCTCTCTTGGGTGTGCTCGCCTCATTCTTCTCATTTCTTTGTGTCCTAGTGGTCTAAACCGGTTtgcccccccactccaccctccctccacccccacagacGCTGAGCGAGCTGACGGAGCTGCTGTCCTCTCGCGGTAACTACAGGGCGTACCGGCAGGTGTACAGGGAGTGCTCAGGGTTCAAGGTGCCCATCCTGGGGGTGCACCTCAAGGACCTGATCTCCCTGAACGAGGCCCTGCCAGACTACCTGGAGGACGACAAGATCAACCTGGGGAAGCTGCAGCACCTGTACAGCAACATCGCCGACCTGCTGGCCGTCCACGACTGCACGCCCCCCTTCCAGGCCAATAAGGATCTGCTGCACCTGCTGACcgtgagggaagggggggggggggagtggagtgggggaggggaaatggggaattatttgtaaatgttctCTGTGAAACAGGATCTGTGTATCGCTCCGTGTAATGTTCACTCTGTGAATGAAGGGTGATTGCAATGCATCATGGGCTGTGTGTCTTCAGTTATGCTTGCTGTTCAGACTCCTGTAGAGTAAATTTAAAGTTTTATAGACTTTTTTATGTGCATGGTCCCTGCATAGAGTTGATTTTAACACTGAGAATTTTGCTGCAATGTCTGTATGCCATctgtgtgacctttgacctgtgccCCCACTCCCCAGCTGTCTTTGGACCTGTACTACACGGAGGATGAGATTTACGACCTCTCCTATGCCAAGGAGCCAAAGTACCCCAAAATCCAGGTGTGCAAAGTGTGCAAACTCACAGTAAATTGGGGTAACCCTTACCTATATTTGGGCATCCATTTCCTCTTGCATGTAGATCTAAATAATTCGTTTTGCATATCTAAAATTCCTTTAATGCTGGTAGCAGCTGAAAACACTCCCACAGATCCTTGAGAATATTTCACCAAAACTTGTTTATAACAGAAACttatgaaatgtatgaaaattatttttctgaatattggttaaaatatacattgtatATCAGCAGGAAGGTGTTCATACAGTTTAAGTATTTGAGATAATTATTTGACCCATGTCTGCTCAGTTGTCGGTGCTGTGGATGTCACcaatatgtgaaaaataataacaataataattcattGAACACCAAGGAAACAGGTATGGTGTTTCATATTACATATGATAGTACAGAAGCTTGTACTTTATCTCTCTGAATTTGCAGCCCACCACCCCAGTGAAACCCCCTGTGGTGGGAGagtgggggtcaggggtcacgccCAGGCTCGACCCCGAAACCATCTCCACACACGTCAAATTGATGGTGGACGTGAGTACAAAAGGAGCCTTGCAGTGTCAAACAGCAAAACCTGTGACACTCTGCTTTTATGACCAGAGCATGGGAACGTGCTTTATGAAGAATACATCGTTGTATCGCTcagtcaattccatttcaattcagtcagtcTGGAATATTGATTGAAGTTCTGTTCATTCATTGGGAAATGCCCAATAAGTACATTGGGGATTTTTCAATTATTGTATACTGATTATTAGTAGTAATGTATACTAGTTGTAATGTAtactaatttaaaatgaaatttctgAATTGACTCAATTGAGATGCAATTGGCCCTAGCACTGGCCAGTGCTATGGTTCattctttaaccctttgaagagttggttttttagaatgtttttttcaagtcagtgttctagaactccatggctTTCACTTGCCTGTAGTGATTGTTACcacagcattagaatgttcagttaaaaacattctaatcacatatttgtgatgttacaccttaaagggttaaatagtGCATTCGGTACTGATGAATGGTGGAGAAACTGTGTTCTGGTGTAGCTCACTAATGTGCTCACTTGGTTGCGTGTCTCCCCTCCAGTCCATAATGAAGAACTATGACTTGAACCAGGATGGATATATTTCCTTAGAGGACTTTGAGA encodes:
- the LOC135235556 gene encoding RAS guanyl-releasing protein 1-like; the encoded protein is MNRKTKRKSRQGSLTVAGSQRAAHRRMTCPTPQEINQALQGPRPTPPSHGLSLEELIQRCLHSFDSEGKLGRGAQLVHMTLMMHSWVVSSHTFAHKLLSLYEESPEEMREQRRTQICHLLRHWVNKFPAAFEADPLLEQEMAHLWSLVGTEGEEPHCLTTDTSYLLSSNHPPIPLQVPSPTVKKRKVSLLFDHMEPDQMAQHLSYLEFKIFCRVSYLDFHSYVVRGSVRDNPALERSVMLCNGVSQWVQLMILSRHTAQQRAQVFTKFIHVAQKLRSLQNFNTLMAVIGGLCHSCISRLKDTASLLPQDVTKTLSELTELLSSRGNYRAYRQVYRECSGFKVPILGVHLKDLISLNEALPDYLEDDKINLGKLQHLYSNIADLLAVHDCTPPFQANKDLLHLLTLSLDLYYTEDEIYDLSYAKEPKYPKIQPTTPVKPPVVGEWGSGVTPRLDPETISTHVKLMVDSIMKNYDLNQDGYISLEDFENIASNFPFSFCKHESDREGEISREEITSYFMRGMSICAKLGLNFLHNFHEVTYKRPTFCNTCGGFLWGVIKQGYRCRDCGINCHKHCKDKVGLECKKRFSVSGGSCPCTPNPDTRPKINSSSSEEDAFVFPRGEETDQAEDRSPPWVDGKGSSRISHRATQTEPGFWTPGPVDRSGGNLNSHTPRSPLEKDKAAPSPPTSPGQEKVPETSENRCAQATAVPTPALVENMEELRLQEDRRKEPD